In Coffea eugenioides isolate CCC68of chromosome 4, Ceug_1.0, whole genome shotgun sequence, the genomic stretch ACAAAATGTATTCATGCACTATTGGCAGATTTTGTCAGAGTAACTGTTTTGGTGCAGGAAAGTTCAATCTGGGAAAATTATATGAAAAGATTGGCTTTAACAAGGAGATAATATCAAGGGGGAGATATGCTGAGCTCACTGCTGCAGAACAACGGCCATTTAGGTTAGTTTTTGTTCTGCTGTTTGGAGAATTTCTATACGTTAATTAAAATGGACAGCATTCCCTTCGTCATTTACAAGACAAATTTATGAAAACCTAATGGattaagggtccgtttgtttcgggtgaaaatattttccaggaaaatattttcctaatttcccgtgtttggttgcacaaaagttactgaaaacattttcctatgtaaaatattttcactcatcttatggaaaacaacttcccttcccaACTtcctgaagttgttttccgaaatgcatgcatcttgcctgtagtatgttccaaacttactgaaatcATCTTgcagtatgttctttttttttttagtgtaaacaggaagattcgaacccaagacctcttccttacactccctcccccgtaccacccaaccctccccctagtatattcaaaataaaaaaaaacctcatcctactcatcctatgctagtaattaattatgtataatagggacattcttttctagagaaactttcagcagtgagagtgcaagatatatgtcacaataagcattgcatgtgattgatatttgacactaaatggccagcaatttatttatttgcttaaggagatattttttattcatatatacctttctccaagattttttaaagttaaacaatgagataaattttcttattttgcatgggaagaagtatgtagttataatgtgtagaaagtaaagatagagataaaagtgaaaatatttcaaaagttaaacaaacaccagaaaaatgaagtaagaaaatattttcaataagctaaccaaacacctgaaaatgatgaaagggaaatgattttcatggaaaattacttccacggaaaatgtttttccaaggaaaacattttacttccaaccaaacagaccctaaggGAAAAAACAGGTGTTACAATATAGATGCTTCTTTTCTAGCCCAAGTAATTCACTTCCTCAACAAGAATATTTTATGTGCCACATATGCCAATGTTGCCTATTATCAGATATTAGACGGTAAAACTGGAGCAGTGGATTCTGCCTGATCTTCCAGTGAGGCACGTTTATGAGGCCAAACCATTCTTATGTGCAGATTTATTAGCTTCATGTTTGTCATTTCATTTACCCTTGATATCCATTTTTGGGGTAGCAGTCTGCAGACAGGCTTAAGTTTGTGCGCAGGCATACGGAAAAAGGGTTAATTTCTGTCTTGTCTTGCATCTCCTTCTGCACCCCTTAACTGCCattctttttgcatttttatccATATACTCCATttggggaaaaaagaaaggaatgcTAAAGAAACTACCTGTAAATGCTGGGAATGAAAACCTAAAATGTAAACTTGATCTAAGCTTTTGCATGATTGAACAACAGAATTGAGCTTGATTGCAGTTGATCTGAAACTACATGCCCTAGGCTTTTTGATTGCTGTTTTAGTCCATCTAAATGTTAAGTGAATGATATATTTCTTTTGCACTTCAACCTCCATGCACAATGttggaaaaaaatggaaagcaAAGGTAATTACACTTGTGAATGTCCGTGATTATAATCCTCCTCTTTGCTTCATTGTGTTTGATCGCAGAGAAATTTATTAGAAGTTCTTATCTCTTTGATGCTGTATTTGCATCCAACATTGTGGTAATTGGCACTAATTGAATTTGATCATATGTGCAGACCTGATGAGGCAGAACTCTTTGCTAAGTCTGCCCAGAATGCATATAAGCAGTTTCGGGACAAGGCTGCCTTCTCAAGATCAATGCATGTATGGTACACTAAGTTATGCATCTTTGGCTTATGTTAAACTGGAAATCATCTTCGTGAAGTTCCAGGTATATGTGGTAGGTTGATAAAATGGAGGAGGTTGCACAAGGTAGGGTGTGGACTGGCAATGATGCTGCTTCACGAGGTTTGATTGATGCAATTGGTGGGCTTTCTCGAGCTGTTGCTATAGCCAAACAAAAGGCAAATATACCTCAGGATCAGGAGGTATTTCTAGTTGTACTTATTACTTTGAGATATTCTGGGGTTCTACCATTGAGTAAATTTAATAATCCCTCTGGAATGTTGATATGATTGTCATATATTGGTGTAGATGACATTAGGGAAGAGGTTAAGAATTAAGTTTGCTCAATACAAACTTTTCcccaagaaaaaataaaaaacgaGGAAAAAAAATAGCCGTAGTACGAGTTAGGATACTAAGATATATGTGTTAGATAAACCAGAGAAGCATTACATAAGGAAAACGTGATTTGGGTACTGGATCTGTGTTTAGTCATCATGGTTGAGCATTTCTGTTCTGTCTGCAAAGTGTGATGCTAAATAATCGTGCTTGAAGTTTTCTCTTCTGTCTGCGAAGTTTGTTTACATGATTACGTTACAAATCTGCAATCAGTTTGATGAGATGGGCTTCACTTTTCTGTAATGTTAATTTTTTCTGTTCTTTCTAAAGGATTGACCATTCATGTTCAGGTTACACTTGTTGAGCTGGTCAAACCATCACCATCGCTGCCAGAGATTTTAACTGGCATAGGAAACTCTCTTGTCGGAGCAGACAGAATTTTGAAACAACTATTGGATGAATTGGCAGTTTCTGATGGAATTCAAGCGCGCATGGACGGGATTATGTTTCAAAAGTTGGAAGGGGCTGATTATTCCAGTCCTATATTGACAATGCTGAAAGATTACCTGGGTTCATTTTGACTTTAATGTATAATTGGTCGCTTCCAAATGTTTCATCCTGCTTACGCTTCTGTCCATCGGGAGAATATATTCCTAGATGGGCGTTGAGACATATTCTTGTACAAAAAGATCTCTACACCGTGTACACGAACACAAATTGAAAAATGAGGGTAGAAAGAAAACCAATTTCTGCCCTCGTCATTTTCTGTCTCCATTTCCATATTGATTCCCCAGACGTTAAATGTACACAATATAGGCTGGTCTGTATGTTATGGGGCGACATTTATACTCTTTGGTATGAGAAGTACACAATATAGGCTGGTCTGTATGTTATGGGGCGACATTTATACTCTTTGGTATGAGAAGTTGACTTCGTTGCCAAATTGTATTTTTGTGTGCTTAAGGGTACAAGAATTTAACCTTTTCCCTTTTGGATAAACATGAAAACTTTGTTGTTACTGACTGGTATGTTTTTAAACAGTAGCAAGCAGCCACACGTTATCTTGGTCCTAAGAACTAAATAGTAACCTCCACAGGAACATCTACCGTCTCTAAAATGACGAAAGCAATTTGTATCTCGTAAAATAATAAAGCAATCTGCATGTCCACAAAGATCTCTGGACCGTGTATGCGAGTACAAGTTGACAAATAAGGGTTGAAAGGAAACTAATTTCTGCTCTCTTCGTTCTCTTTATCCTATACCTTCTTGATTTCCCAGAAGTTAATGTACGCAATATAAGCTGGTCTATGCATCATTCATGGGGCGACATTCATCCTTTTCGGTACAAGAAGCTCGCCTCATTGCTAAATTGTGTTTTGTGTGCTCATGGATTACAAGAATTTCACCTAAACCTGGTCTAAAAAACTAATAATAATCTCGACAAGAACATGTCCCGTCTCTAAAGTGATGAAAGCAATTTGAATCTCGTAAAATGATATGACGGCAGAACATTTTCGATATGAATTTCATAGCAGTGTGGCAGTCACCACAGACCCTAAGATTCTTGTATATCCTAATGGGTGCTCCTTGTGGCACATATAGAAGGCCAAATGCAACGGCCAACTTCTCACTATGGTAGGCAAGACCTTGTTCCTTACCCTCGTCGTTGATGTCATGAAGTGCACAATTCACGTCTGGTACATATCCAGCTTTCTTGATTAAACCCATGACTTCACTAGTTTTCGAGTAGATCTGATCGGACTTTGGATGGCTTCTATCTTCAGACATAAACCTGTGCACCTTACCATTCATTTCGAGCCAACTATACCCTGGCTCCTTGCTTATGCACTTTGATTTCATCAGTTTCCTCACTGCTGCAGCATCTTCCCACTTGCCAGCTTTAGAGTACATATTAGACAGCATAACATAAGGGACAGCATCTTGTGGCGTCAATTTAAACAGGACCGAAGCTGCCTTCTTTGCCAGGTCTATATTCCCATGTTTCCTACATGCAGCAAGGAAAACTTTCCAAACAGTCACATCAGGCTCCACAGCCATTTCATCGAGCAACTTTTCAGCTTCGAGCAGTTTTCCTGCACGTCCCAGAAGGTCAACCATACATGCATAGTGATCAGGACCAGGCCTTATTCCATGAACATTTATCATGGATTCAAAATATCTACATCCCTCATCAACAAGCCCAGCATGGCTGCAAGCAAACAGTAAGCCTATAAAAGTAATGAAGTCTGGTTTTATGCCACTGAGTATCATTTGGTCATACAACCCGAGAGACTCCTTTCCTTTACCATTCTGAGCATAACCAACTATAAGAGCAGTCCAAGTAATCACATTCCTGTTAGCCATTGACTTGAAAACTCTGTTGGCCTCTTCTAAGCAACCACAATTTGCATACATTGTCACAAGAGAGTTGTCAACCGATAAGGATGACTGAAGTCCAGATTTCATGAAATTTGCATGAACTTGTTGTCCAAACTCTAGCAAAGCCAACTCTGCACAGGAACTCAAGATGCTAGAAGTGATAACTTGGTCGGGTTCAACACCAGAATTTCTCATCTTGCAGAACAATTTCAGAGCTTCTTCATGGGAGCCATTATGAGCACAACCAGTAACAGCAGAGGTCCAAGAGATCACATCCCTGTCCAGTATAGTGTTAAACACCTTAAATGCGTAACTTAAATCTCCCTGTTTTGCATACATATCCACAAGGGCATTGCCAATGAGATTATAGCCTTGAAAGCCAGTCTTGATCACTCGACAATGAACGGATTGTCCTATTTTCACATCCTTTTTGGAAGTAAGACAGTTCAAGACAGATGGGTAAGTGAAGTCATCAACTCCGATATCCCTCTCATGCATCACCTTAAATAATGACAATGCTTCCTCTTCATACCCATTTTTCACATACCCAAGTATCAATGAATTCCAAGAAACCGCATGATCAGCTTCCATTGACTCCAATGCCTTCCTAGCACTATGCAAGTCCCCACATTTAGCATACATGTCAATTAATGCACTCTGAACAAAGACGTTTGCTTCTAAGCCTTCACGAACAATGCAGCAATGCACCTGTACCCCAAACCTAACATCAGAAACAGCAGCACACGCTGTCAAAACTCCGGGAAAGGTATATTGATTTGCCTCAACCCCCTCCACCTTCATGCCTCTGAAACAATGAATTGTTTTGTGTGCATCACCATTCAGCGAATAGCCATTAATCATAGCGGTCCAAGTAACATGATTTCTTCCGCTAGGCATCTCTTCAAATAGCAACTCAGCCTCCGTCACACACAAGCACTTTGCATACATATCAATAAGGCCAGTGATTACAAATACATTTGTGTCAAAATTGGTCTTAGTGGCATATCCATGGACCTGTTTGCCTTTCAAAAGCAAACCCTTTACAGAACACACCCTTAGAACACTGCCTAACGTGTACTGACTCGGCTTATGGCCCTCCAATTGCATCTCCCGGAACAACTGAAAACCTTCAGTTTCATACCCATATTTGCAATACCCAGAAATGAGGGACGACCAGGTGATTGAACTCTTATTTGGGGCATCATCAAACACTTTCTTTGCTTCAGTTAACCTCCCTGAATCAGCATACCCAGAAACCATAGTGTTCCAAGTGAACTCATCTCTCTGGGGAATTTTCTCAAATAGTTTCCGTGCTTCATCTATTCGGCCTGATCCCACCAGCTCATTCAAAGATCTATTGATGCCAAGCAATGAAGATTTAGTGCTTGCCAAGCTCGCAATGCTGCAAGCTTTAAGACTCAAATCGAAGCACCAATCTGGATAAGAAGAAGGCTTTGTTAATAAACTATTGTGCCGCGAGTATAATTTGTGCATGAGCACAGGCTTTTCTTTCTGCAACCTCAGGCAGAAAAAATCGTTATTCGCTCGTCAGTTTAAGTGAAAGGCGTGAAACTAATCTCTAACTTGTCCTAACGACTTCAACTTACGTTGCAATGTCAATATGTTGGGAAATTGGTCAGTGAAGAAGCTTAACGCCCCGAATAGCTCACTGCGTCTAGCAAGTCGAGTTCGAGtattcaatttaaatttaaaatttttaatatattattattatgaaattATCTTTATTCAAAAGAAGAGCAAATTATCCGGCTGACCATTAAACTTTTGCAATCGTTGACTTTTGAtcactcaactattaaaagtcTGATTTTGGCCACTAAAATGCATAAAGTTAAAACTCGTGGCCATTCTGTTAGATTTGGCCGTTAAATTCACCGATCTGTCTGTCTGCacgattttcaaaacaaaatgtAGGGTTAATTTAGGAAGTTAAAAATAGCATCTTCTTCTTTAGGGCAAGTTCCTCAAGTTCCTTCCTCAAGCCCAGAAGCATTGGTGATTGAAGTGGGAAAGATTCCAGAGAAATTGTTTTTCGTAACAGCTATTAGTTTCAGATTTGGTAGGGTGAGACCCACATCAATTGGGAGATTGCCATGGAAGTCATGGTATGGAACTCCAAGTAGTCCTTCCTGCAACAGAGTCAAAGATGCCGGAATGCTGACTCTCCTAGTCAATAGGGCTATTGAAACCAATCCACCCTAAGCTGTTACAGAGGGAGCTGCAGATCTGATCCTAGAAGCTCCACCAGTTGCCGGTACTATTTCATCACCTGTGGGGTGCTTAGACGGATCTTGGGCTAGCACGGGCTGTAGGCACTCTTTGGGCGGAGCTCTCTCGATCCACTAACTGGCTTGGGAAGATAGCAAGAAGTCTGAGCC encodes the following:
- the LOC113768647 gene encoding pentatricopeptide repeat-containing protein At4g21065-like gives rise to the protein MHKLYSRHNSLLTKPSSYPDWCFDLSLKACSIASLASTKSSLLGINRSLNELVGSGRIDEARKLFEKIPQRDEFTWNTMVSGYADSGRLTEAKKVFDDAPNKSSITWSSLISGYCKYGYETEGFQLFREMQLEGHKPSQYTLGSVLRVCSVKGLLLKGKQVHGYATKTNFDTNVFVITGLIDMYAKCLCVTEAELLFEEMPSGRNHVTWTAMINGYSLNGDAHKTIHCFRGMKVEGVEANQYTFPGVLTACAAVSDVRFGVQVHCCIVREGLEANVFVQSALIDMYAKCGDLHSARKALESMEADHAVSWNSLILGYVKNGYEEEALSLFKVMHERDIGVDDFTYPSVLNCLTSKKDVKIGQSVHCRVIKTGFQGYNLIGNALVDMYAKQGDLSYAFKVFNTILDRDVISWTSAVTGCAHNGSHEEALKLFCKMRNSGVEPDQVITSSILSSCAELALLEFGQQVHANFMKSGLQSSLSVDNSLVTMYANCGCLEEANRVFKSMANRNVITWTALIVGYAQNGKGKESLGLYDQMILSGIKPDFITFIGLLFACSHAGLVDEGCRYFESMINVHGIRPGPDHYACMVDLLGRAGKLLEAEKLLDEMAVEPDVTVWKVFLAACRKHGNIDLAKKAASVLFKLTPQDAVPYVMLSNMYSKAGKWEDAAAVRKLMKSKCISKEPGYSWLEMNGKVHRFMSEDRSHPKSDQIYSKTSEVMGLIKKAGYVPDVNCALHDINDEGKEQGLAYHSEKLAVAFGLLYVPQGAPIRIYKNLRVCGDCHTAMKFISKMFCRHIILRDSNCFHHFRDGTCSCRDYY